A portion of the Clostridium gelidum genome contains these proteins:
- a CDS encoding DUF6323 family protein has protein sequence MKEIINLFESNLLEKQIYNDISKCNELTTEYGLMLQEEDVKEIIKTRNIALEKSGRIEFNGQIINKIIMIFCDSPYISQHNYSDTINELVEIFYNYKNETLDYISDDELMEIMKEHFDNYCQGSLELLEGKVLYKIADNIRNGVKDYTNLDSEKD, from the coding sequence ATGAAAGAAATTATTAATTTATTTGAAAGCAATTTATTAGAAAAGCAAATATATAATGATATATCTAAGTGTAATGAACTTACGACTGAATATGGATTAATGCTTCAGGAGGAAGATGTAAAAGAAATTATTAAAACAAGAAATATAGCACTTGAAAAAAGCGGAAGAATAGAATTTAATGGTCAAATCATAAACAAAATTATTATGATTTTTTGTGATTCACCATATATATCACAACATAATTACAGTGATACAATAAATGAACTTGTAGAAATTTTTTATAATTATAAGAATGAAACTTTAGATTATATAAGTGATGATGAATTAATGGAAATTATGAAGGAGCATTTTGATAACTATTGTCAAGGTTCATTAGAACTTTTAGAGGGAAAAGTATTATATAAAATTGCTGATAATATAAGAAATGGTGTGAAAGATTATACAAATCTTGATAGTGAAAAGGATTGA
- a CDS encoding DUF6179 domain-containing protein, with product MDNSKSIQKYSFSIDNNLSAEFFLKDILVTCYEKNLLDDKILSNLSYERLEVLKVQLKYYTKDESSSVMVEVAESLMQCIDYTLGVYLKTFNNIELILEELKNASLADMFKIGNDLIKKKVIESKKLLEEICKNKLKVDNYSYNDTIDYGIPLFFKEYQDFFAAHETPGSIDYRLYMDNMNYIGIEYISNYLETLSLENEFCYNFDICEINELLKGYDKKCELLLINIFELVFTNSLGLIICGKSLKNLNINSIDREQIKNRLGKLSLEELKGALVKYAERCCEILDIRNKILVNYIRKATEKITLLIDNSIKLNKLETVFLSFKENNDIDNEFIEYIDGKKLSNSVFRKLSEKIRECSLVQDKIELIRNNINSLEDLIDILDAECLFEDEYVMYFKSLSQMEIILLSKYVSDLNLENEYENDWYFEFNDYISSLREEEQVIIQKHKEIIQLN from the coding sequence ATGGATAACAGTAAAAGCATTCAAAAATATAGTTTTTCTATAGATAATAACTTAAGCGCGGAATTTTTTTTAAAAGATATTTTAGTAACTTGTTATGAGAAAAATCTGTTAGATGATAAGATTTTAAGCAATCTATCTTATGAGAGATTGGAAGTTTTAAAAGTACAATTGAAATATTATACAAAAGATGAGAGCAGTTCAGTTATGGTAGAGGTAGCGGAAAGTCTAATGCAGTGCATTGATTACACTTTAGGAGTTTATTTAAAGACTTTTAATAATATAGAATTAATATTAGAGGAATTAAAGAATGCAAGCTTAGCTGATATGTTTAAAATCGGAAATGATTTAATTAAGAAAAAAGTGATAGAGAGTAAAAAGCTACTAGAGGAAATTTGTAAAAATAAGTTGAAAGTTGATAATTATTCATATAACGATACTATAGATTATGGTATTCCATTATTTTTTAAAGAATATCAAGACTTTTTTGCAGCTCATGAAACTCCAGGATCAATAGATTATAGGCTTTACATGGATAATATGAACTATATAGGTATCGAGTATATAAGTAATTATTTAGAGACATTAAGTTTAGAAAACGAGTTTTGCTATAACTTTGATATTTGTGAAATCAATGAGTTATTAAAAGGGTATGATAAAAAATGCGAATTATTACTCATAAACATATTTGAACTAGTATTTACTAATTCACTAGGTTTAATAATTTGTGGTAAATCTCTAAAAAACCTTAATATTAATAGTATAGATAGAGAACAGATAAAAAATAGGTTAGGCAAATTATCATTAGAGGAATTAAAAGGAGCGTTAGTAAAATATGCAGAAAGATGCTGTGAAATTTTAGATATTAGAAATAAGATATTAGTGAATTATATTAGAAAGGCTACAGAGAAAATAACTTTATTGATAGATAATAGCATTAAACTAAATAAATTAGAAACAGTATTCTTATCATTTAAGGAGAATAATGATATTGATAATGAATTTATTGAATACATAGATGGTAAAAAATTAAGTAACTCGGTATTTAGAAAATTAAGTGAAAAGATTCGAGAATGTTCATTAGTTCAGGATAAAATTGAATTAATAAGAAATAATATTAATAGTCTAGAAGATTTAATAGATATATTAGATGCTGAATGTTTATTTGAAGATGAATATGTTATGTACTTTAAAAGCTTATCACAAATGGAAATTATTCTTTTATCCAAATATGTATCTGATTTAAATTTGGAAAATGAATACGAAAATGATTGGTATTTTGAATTTAATGATTATATATCAAGTTTAAGAGAAGAAGAACAAGTAATAATACAAAAGCATAAAGAAATAATACAATTAAATTAA
- the gpmA gene encoding 2,3-diphosphoglycerate-dependent phosphoglycerate mutase, translated as MIKLVLIRHGESLWNLENKFTGWTDVDLSENGLKEARMAGKILKENGFTFDIAYTSVLKRAIRTLWIALHEMDLMWIPVYKSWKLNERHYGALQGLNKGETAEKYGEEQVHKWRRFVNVKPPELTKDDPRYAGHEVKYKDLNENQIPLTENLADTEKRVLEEWNENIVPNLKAGKKIIISAHGNSLRALVKYLDNISSDGISSLNIPTGTPLVYELDSDLKPITHHYLSLDGKLPEETVPTHFEEKK; from the coding sequence ATGATTAAATTAGTATTAATAAGGCATGGAGAAAGTCTTTGGAATTTAGAAAATAAATTTACTGGATGGACTGATGTTGACCTATCAGAAAATGGACTTAAAGAAGCAAGAATGGCAGGAAAAATACTTAAGGAAAATGGATTTACTTTTGATATAGCATACACATCTGTTCTTAAAAGAGCTATAAGAACATTATGGATAGCATTACATGAAATGGACCTTATGTGGATACCAGTATATAAATCATGGAAATTAAACGAAAGACATTATGGAGCATTACAAGGACTCAACAAAGGAGAAACTGCTGAAAAATATGGAGAAGAACAAGTTCATAAGTGGAGAAGATTTGTAAATGTGAAACCACCAGAATTAACTAAAGATGATCCAAGATATGCAGGTCATGAGGTTAAATATAAAGATTTAAATGAAAATCAAATACCATTAACAGAAAATCTAGCTGATACTGAAAAAAGAGTCTTAGAAGAATGGAATGAAAATATAGTCCCAAATTTAAAAGCAGGTAAAAAGATTATAATATCTGCACATGGAAATTCATTAAGAGCTTTGGTTAAATATTTAGACAATATTTCAAGTGATGGTATATCAAGTTTAAACATTCCAACTGGAACACCATTAGTATATGAGTTAGATAGTGATTTAAAACCAATTACTCACCATTATTTATCATTAGATGGTAAACTTCCAGAGGAAACAGTTCCAACTCATTTTGAAGAAAAAAAGTAA
- a CDS encoding DMT family transporter — protein MFFILISIASGAIVVISRILNTRLSEKVGLMGSTFFNYFTGLLSALILFAIVKDKFTLNALHNIPIWAYLGGVLGIAVVILSSIVTTKMSTFYITLIIFIGQLFTGIIIDFITTKTIPFAKIIGGLLVVLGLAYNLRVDSLAEEISKMGYKL, from the coding sequence ATGTTTTTTATATTAATTTCAATAGCTTCTGGTGCTATCGTTGTAATCTCTAGAATTCTTAATACTAGACTTTCTGAAAAAGTTGGTTTAATGGGCTCTACTTTTTTTAATTATTTTACTGGATTATTATCTGCATTAATATTATTTGCTATTGTTAAAGATAAATTTACCTTAAATGCGCTTCATAACATTCCTATTTGGGCTTATTTAGGAGGCGTACTTGGAATTGCTGTTGTTATACTATCAAGCATTGTAACTACTAAAATGTCTACTTTTTACATTACTTTGATAATATTTATTGGACAACTTTTTACAGGAATTATTATAGACTTTATAACCACTAAAACAATACCCTTTGCTAAGATTATAGGAGGATTATTAGTTGTTCTTGGCTTAGCATATAATTTGCGTGTAGATTCCTTAGCAGAAGAAATTTCTAAAATGGGTTATAAGCTCTAG
- a CDS encoding DMT family transporter, whose product MYNFLSLLIGALVAIMVAFNGELSDGLGNYSSLVIIHLVGFVIILGIMFYKKIKISFKNSLPLYLYSAGAISVFTVMFNNLSYAVLGVSIPVALGLLGQLIASLAFDHYGFLGMPKVHFNKKKFIGLFIIIIGISIMTFL is encoded by the coding sequence ATGTATAATTTTTTATCGTTATTAATTGGAGCCCTGGTTGCAATTATGGTAGCTTTTAATGGTGAATTATCAGATGGACTTGGAAATTATTCTTCTTTAGTTATAATCCATCTTGTTGGGTTTGTAATAATTTTAGGAATAATGTTTTATAAGAAAATAAAAATATCTTTTAAAAACAGCTTACCCTTATATCTTTATAGTGCTGGCGCCATTAGTGTTTTTACCGTTATGTTTAACAACTTAAGCTATGCAGTGCTTGGAGTTTCTATCCCCGTAGCCCTTGGGCTTTTAGGTCAATTAATAGCTTCACTAGCCTTTGATCATTATGGATTTTTAGGTATGCCAAAGGTACACTTTAACAAGAAAAAGTTTATTGGATTATTTATTATCATAATAGGAATTTCTATTATGACATTTCTTTAA
- a CDS encoding cyclic nucleotide-binding domain-containing protein, translating to MIKIEDPKKIEELIKIYEMDKLFSDNMKEYMTLYMFNTNDYICREEEQLENMYFLVHGKAKVSKHLENGKSLLISFYRPLTIIGDVEFIENQVTDCSVQAIEDTYCIGINFDIVRSKLTKDCKFLLNICRYLGDKLTDGSNNSSINLLYPLENRLASYIIAFVNTHDDKSKKFIFKERYREISELLGTSYRHLSRTLNKFCLEGILKKCEKEYVIQDFEKLLSLAGDLYK from the coding sequence TTGATTAAAATAGAAGATCCTAAGAAAATAGAAGAACTTATAAAAATATATGAAATGGATAAATTATTCTCTGATAATATGAAAGAGTACATGACACTGTATATGTTTAATACAAATGATTATATATGTAGGGAAGAAGAACAGTTAGAAAATATGTATTTTTTAGTACATGGAAAAGCTAAAGTATCTAAGCATTTAGAAAATGGAAAATCATTGTTAATAAGTTTTTATAGGCCTCTTACTATAATAGGAGATGTTGAGTTTATAGAAAATCAGGTTACAGATTGTAGTGTACAGGCTATAGAAGATACATATTGTATAGGGATTAATTTTGATATTGTGAGAAGTAAACTTACAAAAGATTGCAAGTTTTTATTAAACATATGTAGATATTTAGGCGATAAGCTTACGGATGGTAGTAATAATAGTTCAATAAATTTATTGTATCCTCTTGAAAATAGACTTGCTAGCTATATAATTGCATTTGTAAATACCCATGATGACAAGAGTAAGAAATTCATATTTAAAGAACGTTATAGGGAAATATCAGAATTACTTGGAACAAGTTATAGACATTTGAGTAGGACGTTAAATAAGTTTTGTTTAGAAGGAATCTTAAAAAAATGTGAAAAGGAATATGTCATACAAGATTTTGAAAAATTACTTTCTTTGGCTGGAGATTTATATAAATAA
- a CDS encoding [FeFe] hydrogenase, group A: MGKSKRNRVQEDNIIQINKKKCIGCTACAFTCAQETKISVIKAVDNGRRTVDPKHGTFGASGCIYCGQCTLACPTTAINVRNDVGLVKEAINSGKYLILTAAPAVKATLGEEFNLPIGTNVGGKIAPSAKKIGFQNVFDTDFGADMTVIEEGTELIKRISNKENLPMFTSCCPAWVRYAELFHPEILKNISTSKSPQQMMGASIKTYFADTYNVLPTNIVAVSVKPCTAKKYEAQREEMGRNGYKDIDIVLTIREYAQLLKEKGIDITAIPDESPDPFMGEYTGAAVIFGASGGVMQSTLRTVTNYLKGNVSEVANIKFNEIDGYEDIKEATVTLGGQQYKVAIVNALKEIEKFLSSGKWKEYLFIEVMACNGGCINGGGTPRIEKKSQIDESLCIACGTCIENCPVQAIEYNVQGRAEVQNGKCVGCQLCSNICRAMAIKMQYYDKATDKPLEESYIKLRTDVLKNIDKESTIRISDENENLQNMYKNYMGEPDGEKANTLLHTNYLDKASELQNKSSTKRKKH; this comes from the coding sequence ATGGGTAAATCAAAAAGAAATAGAGTTCAAGAAGATAATATTATACAAATAAATAAAAAAAAATGTATTGGATGTACAGCTTGCGCATTTACATGTGCACAAGAAACTAAGATATCTGTAATAAAAGCAGTTGATAATGGGAGACGGACAGTAGATCCAAAACATGGCACCTTTGGAGCTAGTGGATGTATTTATTGTGGACAATGCACACTTGCTTGTCCTACAACAGCAATCAATGTTAGAAATGATGTAGGTTTAGTAAAGGAGGCAATAAACAGTGGGAAATATTTAATATTAACAGCAGCTCCAGCAGTAAAAGCAACACTTGGCGAAGAATTTAATCTTCCAATAGGAACAAATGTAGGTGGAAAGATAGCACCATCGGCTAAAAAAATAGGATTTCAAAATGTATTTGATACTGATTTTGGAGCTGATATGACAGTTATAGAAGAGGGGACTGAACTTATAAAGAGAATTTCAAATAAAGAAAATTTACCTATGTTTACTTCTTGTTGTCCGGCTTGGGTACGTTATGCAGAACTTTTTCACCCAGAAATATTAAAAAATATTTCAACTTCAAAGTCTCCGCAGCAAATGATGGGGGCAAGCATAAAAACATACTTTGCAGATACTTATAATGTTTTGCCTACTAATATAGTTGCAGTATCTGTAAAACCATGTACTGCTAAAAAATATGAAGCACAAAGAGAGGAAATGGGGAGAAATGGGTATAAAGATATTGATATAGTTTTGACTATAAGAGAATATGCACAGCTTTTAAAAGAAAAAGGAATAGATATAACTGCAATACCAGATGAAAGTCCAGATCCATTTATGGGAGAATATACTGGAGCAGCAGTTATTTTTGGAGCAAGTGGTGGCGTTATGCAATCAACTCTTAGAACGGTAACAAATTACTTAAAAGGTAATGTATCAGAAGTTGCCAATATTAAATTTAATGAAATAGATGGATATGAAGATATAAAGGAAGCAACTGTAACTTTGGGCGGACAACAGTATAAAGTTGCAATTGTAAATGCACTAAAAGAAATTGAGAAATTTTTAAGCAGTGGAAAATGGAAAGAGTATTTATTTATTGAAGTTATGGCTTGTAATGGAGGATGTATAAATGGTGGAGGAACTCCAAGAATAGAAAAGAAATCTCAAATCGATGAAAGTTTATGTATAGCATGTGGTACTTGTATAGAAAATTGTCCTGTTCAAGCTATAGAATATAATGTACAAGGACGTGCAGAAGTTCAAAATGGGAAATGTGTTGGATGTCAATTATGTAGCAATATTTGCAGAGCTATGGCAATAAAAATGCAATATTATGATAAAGCTACAGATAAACCTTTAGAAGAAAGTTATATAAAATTAAGAACAGATGTTTTAAAAAATATTGATAAAGAATCAACAATAAGAATTTCAGATGAAAATGAAAATCTTCAAAATATGTATAAGAATTATATGGGAGAACCCGATGGAGAAAAAGCAAATACATTGCTTCATACTAATTATTTAGATAAGGCATCTGAACTTCAGAATAAGTCCAGTACAAAAAGAAAAAAACATTAA
- a CDS encoding cation diffusion facilitator family transporter gives MVTSDIKVKVALLSIVSNTTLIIFKIIAGTLSGSVSIVSEAIHSGMDLVASVVAFFSVRQSSKPADKKHPYGHGKIENISGMVEGLLIFIAAGMIIIEAFKKIFEPAEIEQATIAIVVMIVSALINFVVSRKLYKVSQEEDSMALEADALHLKTDIYTSLGVGIGIFLIKVTGLLILDSIVAILVALLIIKEAWGLSKNAFDYLLDARLSDEEESEIEKVIIEHSHQFIDYHKLKTRKSGNVKHIDFHITVAPDLTAKETHDIIGNLKKDMNLKFKSTRINIHIDPYKKEEN, from the coding sequence ATGGTTACTTCTGATATAAAAGTTAAAGTTGCTCTTTTGTCAATTGTATCAAACACAACACTCATAATTTTTAAGATTATAGCAGGTACTTTAAGTGGTTCAGTAAGTATTGTTTCTGAAGCAATACATTCAGGAATGGATTTAGTAGCATCAGTGGTTGCATTTTTTTCTGTTAGACAGTCTTCAAAGCCTGCTGACAAGAAACATCCCTACGGACATGGAAAAATAGAGAATATATCCGGTATGGTTGAAGGACTTTTAATTTTTATAGCTGCTGGAATGATTATTATTGAAGCTTTTAAGAAAATATTTGAGCCTGCTGAAATAGAGCAAGCAACTATAGCAATTGTGGTTATGATTGTTTCAGCACTTATAAATTTTGTTGTGTCAAGAAAGTTATACAAGGTTTCTCAGGAGGAGGATTCAATGGCTCTTGAGGCAGATGCTCTTCACTTGAAAACTGATATATACACATCCCTAGGAGTAGGCATTGGGATTTTTCTTATCAAAGTTACAGGACTGCTTATACTCGATTCAATTGTTGCAATACTTGTAGCACTACTGATAATTAAGGAGGCATGGGGACTTTCTAAAAATGCCTTTGATTACCTTCTTGATGCAAGGTTATCGGATGAAGAAGAATCAGAGATAGAAAAAGTCATAATAGAACATAGTCATCAATTTATAGATTACCACAAGCTAAAAACAAGAAAATCAGGAAATGTGAAGCATATTGATTTTCATATTACCGTTGCCCCTGATCTTACAGCAAAAGAAACACATGATATTATTGGAAATCTGAAAAAGGATATGAATCTAAAATTTAAAAGTACTCGGATAAATATTCATATTGATCCCTATAAAAAAGAAGAAAATTAG
- a CDS encoding magnesium transporter CorA family protein, with translation MFALPFQNDKKQPIVLRKLNTEVKIIEFNGLKWIDIIRPTNKEIKMLEDMYDFHELLLEDCMTEHQRSKIDSYEDYSFIVLHLPRYRKELFRLDSEELDIFIGHDYLVTLHEGELKPLVDLAEKCKANEEARKEYMEEGSALLLYEITKALFDYCFPMLDKIGNSVNEINKQVFATRSKSMLETISRTKMQIINYRSVIKPLRPVIITLEKVITKYLPRERDIYFDDITDKIEKIWDMLENYKEVIESADSTFASLTNHTMNGLMRTFTIIQVAILPMTLVSGLFSMNVQGIPMHDFEFAFWIVFGMIFIPTICIGMMLLLKKDKWF, from the coding sequence ATGTTTGCACTACCATTCCAAAATGATAAAAAGCAACCTATTGTTTTAAGAAAGTTAAATACAGAGGTAAAGATTATTGAATTTAATGGTCTTAAATGGATTGACATTATCAGACCTACAAATAAGGAAATTAAAATGCTTGAGGATATGTACGACTTTCATGAACTTCTTTTAGAAGACTGTATGACTGAACATCAAAGGTCAAAGATAGATTCGTATGAAGATTATAGCTTTATTGTACTTCATCTTCCAAGATATAGAAAAGAACTTTTCAGACTTGATTCTGAAGAATTAGATATATTTATAGGCCATGATTATTTAGTTACACTTCATGAGGGAGAACTTAAACCTTTAGTAGATTTGGCAGAAAAATGCAAAGCTAATGAAGAAGCACGAAAGGAATATATGGAGGAAGGTTCAGCACTACTACTTTATGAGATAACTAAGGCGTTATTTGATTATTGCTTTCCTATGCTTGATAAGATTGGAAATAGTGTTAATGAAATTAATAAACAAGTATTTGCGACTCGATCTAAATCAATGCTTGAAACAATCTCAAGAACTAAGATGCAAATAATAAATTATAGAAGTGTAATTAAACCATTAAGACCTGTTATAATAACTTTAGAAAAAGTAATCACAAAATATCTTCCTAGAGAAAGGGATATATATTTTGATGATATTACTGATAAGATAGAAAAGATATGGGATATGCTTGAAAATTATAAAGAGGTTATAGAATCTGCTGATAGTACTTTTGCATCATTAACTAACCATACAATGAATGGACTTATGCGTACTTTTACTATTATTCAAGTTGCAATACTTCCTATGACTCTTGTTAGTGGACTTTTTTCTATGAATGTACAAGGAATTCCAATGCATGATTTTGAATTTGCATTTTGGATAGTATTTGGAATGATATTTATACCAACAATATGTATTGGCATGATGTTACTTCTTAAGAAAGATAAATGGTTTTAG
- a CDS encoding L,D-transpeptidase family protein: MKRRNLLRSIFFIITIIFIFNICESPTQAESKVESYKNLAILVDLTEERLYLVNKEKNIIVKKYSIASGKMETPSPIGTWKVIGMSKWSGGFGTRWIGLNVPWGTFGIHGTNKPGSIGSEASHGCIRMLNKDVEDLYEYVENGMTVAIYGGPYGSFEKGLVILKPGDRGADVLEVQRKMKEKGYYSGKLDGIYGDGMKQYVMKFKKDNNLTINHNIDCEFYKKLEIVIVD, from the coding sequence TTGAAAAGAAGAAACCTTCTAAGAAGTATTTTTTTTATAATTACAATTATTTTTATATTTAATATATGTGAAAGTCCAACACAGGCAGAGTCAAAAGTTGAATCCTATAAAAACCTTGCTATATTAGTAGATCTTACCGAAGAAAGACTCTATTTAGTTAATAAGGAGAAAAATATAATTGTAAAAAAATATAGTATAGCAAGTGGTAAAATGGAAACACCGTCTCCAATAGGTACGTGGAAAGTGATTGGTATGTCTAAATGGAGTGGGGGATTTGGCACAAGATGGATTGGTTTAAATGTTCCTTGGGGGACTTTTGGTATACACGGAACAAATAAACCAGGATCAATTGGTTCAGAAGCATCTCATGGTTGTATTAGAATGTTAAATAAAGATGTTGAGGATTTATATGAGTATGTGGAGAACGGAATGACAGTAGCCATATATGGAGGACCGTATGGTTCATTTGAAAAGGGATTAGTAATTCTAAAACCAGGAGATAGAGGAGCAGATGTTCTAGAGGTACAAAGAAAAATGAAAGAAAAAGGATACTATTCAGGAAAATTAGATGGAATATATGGAGATGGTATGAAACAGTATGTAATGAAATTTAAAAAAGACAATAATCTTACAATTAACCATAATATAGATTGCGAGTTTTATAAAAAACTTGAAATAGTAATAGTAGATTAA
- a CDS encoding DUF5050 domain-containing protein, translating into MKKVLLLLSLALCTSLLGCGAKQSTSQDNQNQNGTAPKQITVNNSASSSGVSTNSNLDKEAFKNGYTPFSLKDSAMYTSLFQVNGNTMVFPNWDDNNNLSVIKEPYPKDVVNTSNVSDFFNYPVNSLVVINNIAYFSDADNKSNLSSIDLSNRAYKPNLASGKVSNMIAVNNVIYFIDQNDGNKLHAFDTTNNVEKIISSDNVGNYLVDEDSILYENKSDKSTLYKINVDGTQKQKLSNFSVNSFAPYSGQILAINSSDNNNLYSINLTDLSTKRLAIMNGEDMKIFNGTIYFVNVSNNRDLSKMTVDLTKATTTVNFNDISDYEVNEYYPTTKGIFARKGVNVNNGYIFLPA; encoded by the coding sequence TTGAAAAAAGTTTTATTGTTATTATCTTTGGCATTATGTACAAGTTTGTTAGGTTGCGGAGCAAAGCAATCGACAAGTCAAGATAATCAAAATCAAAATGGAACTGCTCCAAAACAGATAACTGTAAATAATAGTGCTAGTTCATCAGGAGTAAGCACTAATTCTAATTTAGATAAAGAGGCATTTAAGAATGGATATACACCTTTTTCATTAAAGGACTCAGCAATGTATACCAGCTTATTTCAAGTAAATGGAAATACTATGGTTTTTCCAAACTGGGATGATAATAATAATCTTTCTGTCATAAAGGAGCCTTACCCTAAAGATGTAGTAAATACTTCTAATGTTAGTGATTTTTTTAATTATCCAGTTAATTCCTTAGTAGTTATAAATAATATAGCTTATTTTTCCGATGCTGATAATAAAAGCAATTTATCATCGATAGATTTATCAAATAGAGCATATAAACCTAATTTAGCTTCAGGAAAAGTTTCTAATATGATAGCAGTAAATAATGTTATATATTTTATTGATCAAAATGATGGGAATAAACTCCACGCTTTTGATACAACTAATAATGTAGAGAAGATTATATCTTCTGATAATGTTGGAAACTATTTAGTAGATGAAGATTCTATTCTTTATGAGAATAAGAGTGATAAGTCGACTTTATATAAAATAAATGTAGATGGTACTCAAAAACAAAAGCTCTCTAATTTTTCAGTAAATAGCTTTGCACCATACTCAGGGCAGATATTAGCAATAAATTCTTCAGATAACAATAATCTCTATTCAATAAACTTAACTGATCTGTCAACAAAAAGATTAGCAATAATGAATGGAGAAGATATGAAGATTTTTAATGGAACAATATATTTTGTAAATGTAAGTAATAATAGGGATCTTTCGAAAATGACAGTAGATTTAACTAAGGCAACTACAACTGTAAATTTTAACGATATTTCCGATTATGAAGTAAATGAATATTATCCAACTACTAAAGGTATATTTGCACGAAAAGGAGTTAATGTTAACAATGGCTATATATTCTTGCCTGCATAA
- a CDS encoding cation diffusion facilitator family transporter — protein sequence MNERAPQSSNYGFKKSEKKVFYTVILVSIIFVGKFTGAFMTHSLALFSDSWHLLTDIASLLISFWGLKIATKPANCKYTFGYYRFSILTALVNNLSLIIISIYIFYKAILRYFNPVDVQPVGMIIFSILGLIVNTIIVLNLRDNSSNMNVKSVFLHFLGDALSDIGVLIGGVIIYFTHLSGVDTLLSSILACLILRNAFKMAVECIKILLEAAPEEVCIDDLKKSIKDLGGVVEVTDVHIWSLSKEILSMTAHISLKEYNIGNCEVKLHDIQHLLKDKFNIDHSTIQFEQCTCGSCFHSKPDHKYCCNMCIDKCEKSKNY from the coding sequence GTGAATGAAAGAGCTCCTCAATCTAGTAATTATGGATTTAAGAAGAGTGAGAAAAAGGTATTTTATACAGTTATCTTGGTATCTATTATTTTTGTAGGTAAATTTACAGGTGCTTTTATGACACATAGTCTTGCCCTTTTTAGCGACAGTTGGCATCTGTTAACTGATATTGCATCATTACTCATAAGCTTTTGGGGCTTAAAGATAGCAACAAAGCCTGCTAATTGTAAATATACTTTTGGTTATTATAGATTTAGCATACTTACAGCCTTAGTAAATAATCTTTCATTAATTATTATATCTATATATATTTTCTATAAAGCAATACTGAGGTATTTTAATCCTGTAGATGTACAACCAGTTGGAATGATTATTTTTTCTATCCTTGGGTTAATTGTAAATACAATAATAGTATTAAATCTTAGAGATAATTCCAGTAATATGAATGTAAAAAGCGTATTTCTACACTTTCTTGGAGATGCATTATCAGATATAGGAGTATTAATAGGAGGTGTGATAATTTATTTTACACATTTATCTGGAGTTGATACGTTGCTTAGTTCAATATTAGCTTGCCTTATTTTAAGAAATGCATTTAAAATGGCTGTTGAATGTATTAAGATTCTTTTGGAAGCAGCTCCAGAAGAGGTTTGTATTGATGATTTGAAGAAATCCATTAAAGATTTAGGAGGTGTAGTTGAAGTTACAGACGTTCATATATGGAGTTTATCAAAAGAAATTTTATCAATGACAGCACACATTTCACTGAAAGAATACAACATAGGAAATTGTGAAGTAAAACTACATGATATACAGCATTTATTAAAAGATAAGTTTAATATAGATCATTCTACAATACAATTTGAACAGTGTACTTGTGGAAGCTGTTTTCACAGCAAACCTGATCACAAGTATTGTTGTAATATGTGTATTGATAAATGTGAAAAATCAAAAAATTATTAA